Sequence from the Orcinus orca chromosome 11, mOrcOrc1.1, whole genome shotgun sequence genome:
ACTACATCCCCCAGGAAGCACTGCGGCACCACACAGATTCTTTATTAGTAGCTACAGATTTTAAGATGTCCTGGGACCTGTAGTTTGTCAGTTTCTCCAGCTCCCCTTTTACACGTAACAGGGAAACCATACTGTACGTCTTAAAAGAACCCAACCTTAGGGTTCTAGGCAGCCACAGCAAAGACCTAACACTGCCCAGGAAAGGCATTCTCCTCCAATATCCTAAATTTTGGACTCCAGAGTTTTACCTTCATTTCTGGGTGTAAATTTGAAAGCCTTAGTTTTTTCCAGTTGTAACAGAAACACAGAGAGGAAAGCTGAAGTCAAGAGAACCCCACACGCACACATTTCTAATGAGATAGATGACActcaataatatttttgtttttattttataaaacatgcagtttaagacaaaaattttaaaaaaataacaagaaaacaaaacctggAACAGGAGAGTGGATGGAAGACAGATGCTTCTCAGCTGTCAACAGGAGTGAAGCCAGCAATGAAGCTTTGTCTAGGACCCAAAGGCCCTTTCGGCAATAATAATGTTGGCAACACTGGTTTGCTTGGGACCACCAGACTCTAAATGCTGGCCCCTCCAGGCAACCCTCAAGCAGTCAGACTTAAGCTAGGTCTTGAGCTATTGTTGTATCCTGTCATTGTCCTGGACTTCAGTACTTAGCCAACTAGAAACTGAGAGTTTTGGTTCCAGGAGCTTCTTTGCCTGGGCATTAATTACCCAGGATATCTATTAAGAATATGAATTACTTTCCATCTGGGTCAATTCTAGACTCTGTTTCTGGCCCACTATTTTGCAAAGGATGAAAAAGGAATCTGGCTCCTAGACCCTTTGCAACAGTTCTGCTGCATTCCAGTTCTATTAATAGCACCATCTGTAGACCCTGAGCAAGTCCAATTCTGGAAGTAGACAGGGTATAGCCAACTTGGGAAGCCATCTCCCACTTCTAGGGCCACAGAAAACTGAAGGGAGAGGGAATTGTTCGTTGGGAGAGGGTGAGGTCAGAGCGCCAGCACTGAAGAGAAGACAGCTGCATCTGTCAGAGACAAAACAAAGAGCATTGACTCCTAAGATGAGTGGAGAAAAAGCACCTGGGGCACTTCTTATGAAGGAaaaatgcaagaggaaagagggcGTGGACCTGCCCCAAACATTTTAGAACTTGGCAAGAAGAGGTTAGGACCAATAGAGAGTTTCAATAATAAAATCAATTTCACTGAatgttttgaggattaagtgctttgtaaactgttaAGTGCTTTATACTACAACCTGTTGGGGCGGTACTGTTGttaacatcatcatcattctTATTATAATCTTATTATAATCTTCACATATACAACCAAAACCCACCCAGTCCAGCTTCCCCTGTCCCATCCCAGGCCTTACTCTTGGGACTTGTCTGGCCCTCGGGCTCAGGCACCTTCCAGTCCATCTTTCGGCCTTTCTCGTAAAGGCCCTTGAGCACTTTGTGGAAGGACTCAGGCTCAGTGCCATTTTTGCTTAGTTCCAGATACTTTCGGTAAAGCTGAAGGGCTGTGCGGGCATCCTCAATACTGTCATGGGTCTCCCCTTGAATCTTCAAGTCTGGGGAAAGTAGAGGTGGAATAGTTTGGGGCCTAGCAAAGGGAGGTAAGGACATGTCCTCTACTCACACTCCCAACTCccaataaacaacaacaaaaaaaccctgactaCCCTTAAGGGAAAGAGCCAAACATCAACCCTAGTGCACAGAAGGGATACTGAAGCTAATTAAATCCATCAGTAACTCTCACCACTAACCCAGGGTCGTAGCTACTCCCCTTGGCCTCTCACACATTTTCATGCTCTTGCTGACCACAGCAAGAGCTACAAGGCAGAGCAACTCACCCAGAAAGTACCAAGCAAGGAATCGCAGGGAAATCATTCGTTTTCGGGGCATGTGAAATAGATAAACAGTGTCAAGGACTTGGTCCTTGGGCACCTGCCAGGGATAAAAGAGTGGGAGACTGAAGGTaggggatccataatttcccaTTTTCCAAAAGCACAATGTATACCCTGGGGGGCCCACACACAAAGAAAGACTCTTAAAAGAGCCCTGCCCGAACCATGAGGTTGATGACCCGGAAGTCCTTCTGCAGACCGTGACCCACAAACTTGACTCCAATGTCTATGAGAAAACGAAGCTTTAAGTAGGTAGACTTTAGAGTTGTAAGGTGCTTAGAGGAAATCTTGGCATCAAGGTCTCCTGGCTTTATCCCTGAGTACTGAGTCAAGTAATCCACCACCTAGGGATAGAGAAAAGGTCAAGCGACCCAGGAAACGAGGTGCACAGTTCCCCCTGCCACTCTTCCCTGGGTTCTAGGGCACTCTATATAAGCACAGGGTCTCTCTCACTTGCATCTCCACATCCTATTACCTGCTCCTGGGTAGAGATGTAGTCATCAATGAAGGGGATACCCTCATTGGGTCCCTGGCCCCTAACGCAGGTAATCCTCGCTACTGACATCTGGCTTGGCTTGATGGTAGACTTGGTGCCATCGCTGCGCAGCTCTGCTTCTTCCTATATGAGAAGAGTTCATAAGGAAATCAGAGAAATGCTTATGACTCCTAATATCCCCAGAGTTCTGTTCTAACACCCCACCCTTTTTGGTCTTGGTTACCTCATTAAGGGTGACAAACTCAGCGTCCAGGCCCACCAAGTCCCCAACCTGTGGCATCTCATTCAGCATCAGGGGAATAAAGGTCGTATGTGTCTTCCGCTGCTTCCGTGCTAATGAGGCTTCAGCCAGCAGAACACTTGCCTCGATGGGGTTCTTAACTGGAAGGGAGAATCCAGAAGACAAGATGGCTCGGGAGAGGGAAGTGACCAGGGGAGGGAAGCTGGAGTGGCTACCAGAGACCAGGTCTACACTGTTATCCCAATAATCAAAGCATGTGAGTAAAAAGATCATGTCTGATGGACAGAGGAGGTAGACAGAACAGGTCAAATCAGAAAATTATCGGGAAATATgctaaaaaaagccaaaaaagttAACAGAGAGGAAGGAGTAAGATTCTCACTTTAGACTTTACCTTAgtaaatccagaaaaataaagttacagagAAACTATGGTTTAAAGGCATCAAAAAGGGACTTAATAAGGAGTTCATCACCAAAAAAAGAGCTCTTCACTTGGGGATAAGAATGGTTAGTCTCAAAATCATAACCTTAGCCATTTTGATCACACTTCCCCCCCATCACCTCTTCCCTCGACACCCTCAGTATCTCCAGATTCTAAATTTAAGGCCTGATGAGCAGGAATTGCTCTACTGTCCCTGGAAATATTAACACTGGTCGCCAGTCCTAATCTTAACAAGCTATTTCCCAGATCTCTTCCTGAGACCAATCTAATTGCCCACACCCTTGGATCTACACTGTATCACTTACTGTTCAGGTTGTATTTGGAATTAAGATTCCTTTTGATGTAATAAAGGATAGCAGGCACTTTCCAATTCATGTCAAACTGCACAGCTTCATGctataaaagaaaaagcacttAATGGCCTACATATATGCCCCTTTTCCCTTTATCCCAAGTCAGAGAGAAGACAGGACTCAGGTGCTATTTTTAGCtctgctttttattattgaggccccatccctccctctgAATCTGCCTGGCACTCTCTCAGGCACTGAGGATGAGGATGctaaaaaaagggagatgaaagGGGGAACGGAATGTATTACAACTAACCTTATCAATAGGTTCAATGAGAAAGTCGTTGAAGAGATACCACTGCTGGTGGGTAACACCCTGTGGAGATACAGAGACACAGTGATGCCAAAGTGATGGCTGGAGCATTCTGGCTCAGACTTCAGATAAGGACAGACCTGGGACTCCACTGTGGCCACCACCAGGAGTGTCCCTGCCCTGTATTACCTCACTCACCTCCTTGCGCTGGTGGTAGGTCTCTCCGACTTTGATGTGAGCCACCAGGCTGCCCCCTGTGCGTGAGTCCAGGATGTGTACCACAGTAGCCATCAGGTCATACACATAGACACCATGCTCCTCCTCTGCCCTGGCTGGGCCCCACTGTGAGGGGGGGTACCCAGGCTGCTAAGCTAAGTTTAAggatgaggaaggaaggggaatggGGATAGAGGACAGGGAGTCTGGGGTATAGGGATGGGGGACGAGGGTGGGTTCTTTCCATCCTAGCCCATCTATGACTCCCAACACTGAACTGAGTCACTCTGGAAAAGCCCACAACTGGTGAATACTAGGCCTTATTCCCTTTTTTCCCCTATGCTAAATTCCACCTTCCCCTTGCCTTGCTTCTGCCCtgaccttctctctttttttttttttttttgggccgcgCCACGCGGCTTATGGGATTCTagttccagaccagggatcgaactcggggccccagcagtgaaagcaccgagtcctaacgactggaccgccagggaattcccggacCTTCTCTCCCTtattccccctcctcttcccagtTTTTCAACAACCTGCATCTCATCCCCATCAGTCCAATTGCAAACATCCAGCCCTTTGTTCTTGGTCATCTTCATTCGAATGGAGAAAGGAAGCCAGACATTCTTCAACTCCTCAATGGAGGGACACATCAGCATGCCCTCTGGACTCCCTAGTTCCTTCCTATCAGGACAGGAGAATTGGAAATTTGTTCTGAGGAGATCTGACCAgtgacaagagaagcccctgAGTAGTTCAATCCTTTGACCACTCTATAGACAATACCTACCAATCAGCCAAAGCAAACTCCTTATTCTTGGAGATTTCCCCACCATGCTTCTTTATTGCTATCTTGAAGGCAACCTgaacacaaaggagaaaatatccAATTCCTCAGGAACATTAATCATATATGGAAGTCAAAAGAGGGAAGAACTAAAAAGTACTCCTAAAGTCCTGTTTCCAGGCTCAGTCCTTACCTCAGCCTGAATTCTCCAGAAATCAGCTTCTTTCAAGCTGTTCACCTCACAATTGATGACAAGAATATCTGGGAGATGGCAGATGTTGCGGGTCTGAATCTGAGAGGATAAAACAAACAAGGAATGGCAGGCGGCCTACAGAGAGAGAAACCTGGACATGAACAGTTAAGCCTGGATCTGCATCCTCCAGTTGGAGTTCTTCCCACTCCCTATAGATCGCTGGATGGTGGTGCTGACCCAGCCAGTCCCAGATGAAACCATGGCCGAGTCCCCAACATGGCAGGACTCTAGTCCAGTGCAACAGCCCACTCACCGTGGGCTGGTACTTTTCACAGTTGTCACACCAGGCCTGTGTATTCTGCTCCAGGCAGATGCTTCGCTTCAGCACCTGAGCAAAGTCACAGTTCTTCCCGGTTTTATCTGAGGGGAAACTGGATGCTTCATTCCAGGTCCTCCCTGTACCCACTGTTAGCCCCCCAACACCCTCTCCTTGATGTTACAGGACATCTGGGGGAGCCTCCCCAACCCAGCTGCAGGGTATACCAGTGTTGCTACCCTCAGGGTAGGAGAGCGTGAAGAGCAGGGTGGATGAGGCTCGCACGGTCTCACTGCCACAGCGGCAGAGGCTGCAGTTTTCCATCTCACAGCTGAACAGCTGCCCAATGACAGAGTCTCCCGACGAGCAAAAGCTGCTAAGAATGGGAAGGGCAATATATGCACACTGAGGGAGTTAGGAGACCCTTTAAGTCACAGTGGGGCTTATCATGGGGGCTTTAACTATTCCTGTCCCAATTCCATACCTGCCTCCAGCACCTCGATAAGCCTGGGGTACTTCCAGCTCCTGCAAATCTTGATGCAGTTGAGTGAGAATGAAGCGATTCCACCTCTGAATGAGCCTGGCCAGATTGCCCTTGCCTGAAGCCTCATCCGAGTCAGCCAAAATCAGACCAAGGGCCGAGGCCTCAGGAATGGTGCGGAACGCCCGAAGAAAATTACTGCCCTGGAATCCAGGAAGTGTGTTGGTGGAAAagggttattttcatttttgtggcCATCTGCAGAGTGATGACCCTGCCTACTGtccacctcccttccccttttATTGTCCCAGGTCTCCAGGCACTGACCTGACAAGGGTCACCTCGGGAGAGGTCCAACATGTGGAAGAGGAAGCCCAGCTCACACGCTAGGCAGAACTCCTTCTGGCAAAGGTGGTTCTGGATTAGACAGCGAACAGGCTCCAGGAAATAGAGCACCTGGAGGGAAGAGCAGGAGATATGATGCAGACAACTGGTacagggaggaagagaaatcGGAAGGTTAAGAGATGGTGGAGAATACAGAGCTGGAGTCCACTGAAGAAGCAGAGCTCACAGAGGAGACCTGAAGGCTGAGGGGCAAGAAAGAATGGTAGAGGAGGTCTAAGTGGACTTGGCTGGGGAGACCTGGAAAAAGACGAGGGGTTGGGGGgcccacagagaaaaacaaaagcagtagCCATGTTCAAATCGCAGGAACACCCAGCCTTACCTGGATCATGCAGTTACAGTAGGCATTGGGGATGTGGGGCTCTAATCCAGCAAACAGCGTCTTATTGTAGTGTTTGAAGTCAAAGTCCTCCAGCCCTAGCTTGGAGTATTTGATGGTCACCTGAAGCAGAAACAGTCTGAGCAAGAGGAAGACACCCTCAGAATCCCCTAAATCTTTGCAGTAGCCATAACCTTCCCCCAAACCTCCCTCCTGAGTCCAGAGTGATAGGTGAAGGCTTCCTGAATGAGCCCTTCAATTCTTTCTCATGTGACCCCCTTCCCCGGGAACCTTTCCCCACATCCCAGAAGGCCCATTCCTTGGTATCCCCCAGCACCTTGCGGTATTTCTTAGAGACCATGTGGCGATGTGGCTCCTCTTCCCGCCCTATTGGTGACTCAGTGACCTGGCTGAAGCTGTCAAATTCACTGTCAGACTCCTTGAGTCGGTAAGGAATCtagggtttttaaaaagaggtagCCTCGTTGGATGTGTATAATCGTCTTTGGTTTCCCCCTACCTTTATTCCAACACTGAAGCTATCATCACCAAGTCCTGAACCTTCTAATTTCATGGGATTTTCAGCATCCACTGCTTCCTTTTCattcccactgccaccaccctacCTCATCACAGCTGGACAATGCCGATGGCTTCCACACTGGGCTCCCCCGCGTGCACTCTGTCCAGCATGCCGCCACCAGACTACCCCACCCAGAATGGCCCTTTCGGTGCATCACTTCTGCTATACACTGGTATGCAAGGCTTCACAACTGGCCCCTTTCCAAACTTCATCTCTCACTGTTTCCCAATACTAACAGCCACTCCAGCATAATCCCTGTCAGGCCTTCTGAGACTTCAGTAACACTGTTCTCTCATCTTGAAAGCCTCCCCTGTTACCATCTACTTGCCCGTCTTTCACCTTTCCAGCTCAACATCCACCTCTTTTAGTACTGCCCTCCCTGACCACTCTAGCCCAGAGTACAGTTTTCCCTCTAAACAGCTCTCGCACTGAATGCTTCTaacattcctttagcatttaatGATAGAACATAAATAATTTCTGCTATGCACAGGTCTTACCTTCACCAACCGAACACTAAACTTCTTAAGAGCAAGGGACCCTATCTTTTATGTCTCTGAACCCTAACACCTAGTATAGTACCTTCAATTCAGCAGGCTTCAAAAAACCTTTACTGACTGACTAAAAGCAAATAGTAatgagaagggacttccctggtggcacagtggttaagaatccgcctgccaatgcaggggacacgggttcgagccctggtccggaaagatcccacatgccgcggagcaactaagcctgtgtgccacaactactgagcctgcgctctagagcccgtgagccacaactattgagcccacatgccacaactactgaagcctgcactccgcaacaagaagccaccgcaatgagatgcccgcgcaccgcaacaaagagtagcccctgctcgctgcaactagaggaagcctgcgcacagcaacgaagacccaacgcagccaaaaataaataaataaataaaatttattttaaaaaaattaatgagaagtACCAAAGGAAAAAGACAGGAGAAACACCAatggcctggggtgggggctgaCCCTCTCCTCTCTGAACATACCTGATTGCGCAGCCTGGTGCGGGGGTTGGGTGCATAGCCAATGAAGCCCACCTTCTTCATGGTGCGCAGAATCTCTGCATCCACAGGGGGTGCTCGCCTATAATGTAGCATAGTTCTAGGGCTTGAAGGTTGTGGTGTCTGCCCATTCAGCCCCAATCCCCAagggaccagaaaaaaaaagaaaatactgagagTAGACAAAAATCAGGAAAGAAGTAGAATAATAACACGGCTTGCAGAGAATCCTGGTATCTTggccctttccccctccctccttttggcCCAGAGGTGAGGTACAACCTGGGAGCTGGAGCGGAGTTGGCAGCAGGCCAATCAGAGAGAAGCGTGTCAGTGGTGAGTGGGACAGGGATGAGGGAAAGAGGCAGCAGGTCCTGGCTCCAGTCCAGAGGAGGCAGTGAGTCCACGAGACAAGGCAAAGCAAACTCGGTCTCACGGGAGTAGGGGTTGAAGGAAGGCTCAGGGGAATCAGTCCAGAGATGCACACAGCCCTCAGAATCCCCAAAGGCGAGGGCCTGCTTGCTGGCTGACACGTCAAACGTCATTAGCAGAGGCCCCACAGGATTCACGTGAAAGATGTCTGCTGGATTGGCCAGCCCTGTGGGCTCACAAAACTGGCACTGCCCtaggagggagaaggaagcccACTAAGCCCTGGAAGATGAAAGGGAGCCATCCTTTTATGCCCTTCCTACCCTCTTCCCCTGGTATCAAGCAAAGATGGGCCCCAAATCCATTCCTAGAGATAAGAGAAAGTACCATCTGATGCCTTCCCATAAACCACAGGGAGGTTTGCTACCCAGCAAAGGACAGTTCTAAAGTTGTTTTGCCTGCTCTACCTATATTTTTTGCATATGTGTTCTTCACACTCGGAGAAAATAAAAGCTCTAATCTCTTACCAAACCTAGGTGAGACCCTGAGATCCCTCAGAAAGGTTACTTTTTCCCCAACAAAGAAATTCCAGGGAGCACACTTCTTCTCGTGCCTAGTTCCCCTTCACTCATTCACTCCTCCTACCCCATCCTACATCCCCTTCATACCTGACTGGGAGATGATAGCAAGACGAGAAGTATATGTAGGGATGAAGCGTAAGAAGGCAGGATCCACGTGAACTTGAAGTGGTGTGATGGCACGCATCATGCGTAGATCATACACCTTAAGGAAACGGTCACAGGCCAGGCCGGTGAGGCGGCTGGAGAAACCACAAGTGGCTAGCAAGTTGCCGTGCACATCAAAATCCGACAGACTCCCTGAGAAGGCATCAAACTCATGCTCCACCTTAAAAGTACGGAGGTCTCGCAGGGAAACCTGAAGAGAGAACTTGGTTATCTGCCAACGCTGCTATCAGGAAGAGGACCTGCCACCTACCCAACCTTGTGAGGCCCCTACCCAAAGAACTacggctctgggcttccctggtggcacagtggtagagagtccgcctgccgatgcaggggacgcaggttcgtgccccggtccgggaagatcccacatgctgcggagcggctgggcccgtgggccatggccactgagcctgtgcgtccggagcctgtgctccgcaacgggagaggccacagcagggagaggcctgcgtaccgcaaaataaaacaaaaacaaaacaaaaaaaaaaaaacaaaaccaaaccaaaacaaaaaaaactacggCTCTAGGATACAGGCAattaaagcataaaaaaaaagcaaaaacagacgcCAAGAGCCGGATGGGACCCCAAAGAGAGCTCTTGTTTACCCCTTTGCCTCTGAGATACCCATTTACAACAGAAAACATCAGGCTGAAAGATAATCTCATAGTATAACATGGCTAAGTAGGAACTCAATccactcctcccaccctccaactACAGCCCCAGAAATGAGGAAAAGGCAGAGCCCAATCACATATCTGGTGAAACAGGCCCCATGGTGGGAGGAAAAGTGGAACGTAGTCAGTCACCCTGCCAGATGTGTGGCCACAGAAGAAGAAGCGATTCGTCTGTCTCATAATAGTGACTCCAGGTGTCTCAACTGCATACTGTGGAGGGAAGCGGGAGAAACCAGTGAGAATGATTCTTCCCACAGACCAAAAGAACAGAAAGGTCGCACACATCACAGGCATTTCCAGCTTATACTCCCCCCAATAACCTCAGGCCCTGCTTGTACCTTCTGAGTCTCCTGGACAGTGTTAAGGTCAATCTCCAATATGTGGTTCTGCAGCCCACCAACGAGCAGAGTGCTGCTGTCAGTCAGCAGCAGACTGTGCATATCTTCACTCTCATCCAGCCTGTAAGAGAGGAAAAGCTAAGGGGCCAGGGTCTCAAAAGTTTCCAATTCTCTAGACTTCCCACTCTGTGAGGGACCCTCTTTCCCAGTCCAGAGGTGAGAAACTACTTACAGGTAATCAAATATAATAAGGCCTCCACGGGCCATATACTTCAGGTTGTTCTTGGTAAGAAAAAGGATGCCATTCTCCAGGCTTTGGATCTGCCGAATGTCATCACTGCCATTGACCTGAAATGATGAGTAGCGTTCCAAAGCTGGGCCGAAAAATGACGTGGCATGGCCCTGTAGTGGACAAAAAGATGAGAGACATCCTGAGTGGAAGGGCAAGGCCATCCCAGATACAAATCAGAGACTGGACATTGctcagtttttctccattcttgCCTGGCCTTTCTGGCTAGCAGTGACTAAGGAATAAGGCTGAGCACCAATCTTAGTGATAAAAACACTGATAATACTATCTTATGTTTGTTTAATGCTTTACAAAGTAGTTCTATAAACTCtacctcattttatcctcacaatgtCCTTGCTGAATAGGTAATGGCTCAGTTGGTTAGAACAGTGCTCAGAAGGTCAGGGACGTGGGTCCAATCCTCCAATGGCCAGCTGGCTTTCTTATGttccacagtcttttttttttgtttaataaatttatttatttaatttttgcctgctttgggtcttcgttgatgtgcgcgggctttctctagttgtggtgaacgggggctactcttcattgtggagcatgggcttctcactgcggtggcttctcttgttgcggagcatgggatcgAGGCTTAcgaacttcagtagttgcagcacgcaggctcagtagttgtggctcgtgggctctagagcgcaggctcagtagttgtggcgcacgggcttagttgctccgcagcatgtgggatcctcccggactagggctcaaacccatgtcccctgcattggcaggcggattcttaaccactgcgccaccagggaagtccccacagtcaaGTCATAATCTCTACCAGCCAACTGGGAAATGTGTACTGTGGGTCACAGGCTGGAATAGAGAGAATGTGAAACTCATGCCATCCTTGGCTCCTATGACATCATCCACTCCTGGTTTCTCTCCTGACTCTTAGCTCACTATCTTCTCCTTACGTGCAACCCTTATGACCACTCTTGAAACATGGCTATTCCCAGCCCACTATCTTCTCACTCTACTTTTCTTCCTAGATAATCTCACCTACTCTTAAGGTTTTAACCATTCATCTTAAAGTTGATGAATCCTACTTTTCTCCTCTAGCCCAGACCACTGCCTCAAGCTTCAGACTCATACATCCAAATACCTACTATATGTCTCTCTTTAGATATCCCATGAGAACCTCAAACTTGTTACATCCTAAATCAAATTcaccatcttgggcttccctggtggggcagtggttaagaatccacctgccaatgcaggggacatcggttcgagccctggtccgggaagatcgcacatgccgcagggcaactaagcccgtgtgacacaactactgagcctgcgctctagagcccacgagtgttgcaactactgaagcctgcgagcctagagcccgtgctccgcaacaagagaagccacagcagtgagaagcccgcacaccacaacgaagagtagcccccgctggcaacaactagagaaagcccgcacgcagcaacagagacccaacgcagccaaaaataaattaatttaaaaaaaattcaccatcTTTACCCCATTTCAATTCCTCTTAACTGTATTCCCTATGGTACCATGATCTACTCAGTGGAGTAAGTCACTGGTAGTTGacttaaatcttatttattttacttcctaaatatttctcaaatctgTTCTCATGGATAAATCTCTACAGGGCTTCATTCAGGCCTTCAATGTATTTTATGTGAATTACTACAACATACTGCACACTGAGTCCTGCCCCATTCCCCTTAAATCAAACTCTATACTGCTACCTCAGCACTCCACCTAAGATGCAAACCGGACCTTGTCTTTCTAGATAAAAACCTTCAGTGGACTGAAGAATCAGTTCAACTCTTTTAGCATAGCATATGAGGTTTTTTAGAATGTTCTCCCCCCAATATCTgcatggctccctccctcccttctaggGAGATTAGAATGGACATCCTGGCCTGCATCCAGGTCTCTACTCAAATGTGACTTTATCAGAGAGCCCTTCCCTTGACCAACTATGTAAAATAGCAACACCTCCCACCCTTCGATACCGCAACTCCCTTATTCCACTGTATTTTTCTTAAGGATTCTAAGCAACACCTGATATGTCACAAATATATTTGTGTTgccttttaaaatgcttattcCAAACTTAGACCCCAGAGCAAGGTCTGGCACCTTAAAGGTGCTCAAAACACACTGGCTGAAGAAATGTCTAACTCTTCAGCTTCATCGTCTAGTCCAGTAAACCCTACTTGCTTACAGTTCCTGCGCTCCGCAATCATCATGCTATATAATATCTTGGGAATCACTGTTTTACCCCGTTGCTTTTGCCAAGATagcatttcctcctcttcttcacctgactcctactcatccttcaagaatCAACGCAGGTGTCACTTCCTTCTGGAGATCCTCTAATCCTCTTCTATGC
This genomic interval carries:
- the PAN2 gene encoding PAN2-PAN3 deadenylation complex catalytic subunit PAN2 isoform X8, which encodes MWDLPGPGHEPASPASAGGLSTTVPPGKPRAVVLWVSLRDLRTFKVEHEFDAFSGSLSDFDVHGNLLATCGFSSRLTGLACDRFLKVYDLRMMRAITPLQVHVDPAFLRFIPTYTSRLAIISQSGQCQFCEPTGLANPADIFHVNPVGPLLMTFDVSASKQALAFGDSEGCVHLWTDSPEPSFNPYSRETEFALPCLVDSLPPLDWSQDLLPLSLIPVPLTTDTLLSDWPAANSAPAPRRAPPVDAEILRTMKKVGFIGYAPNPRTRLRNQIPYRLKESDSEFDSFSQVTESPIGREEEPHRHMVSKKYRKVTIKYSKLGLEDFDFKHYNKTLFAGLEPHIPNAYCNCMIQVLYFLEPVRCLIQNHLCQKEFCLACELGFLFHMLDLSRGDPCQGSNFLRAFRTIPEASALGLILADSDEASGKGNLARLIQRWNRFILTQLHQDLQELEVPQAYRGAGGSSFCSSGDSVIGQLFSCEMENCSLCRCGSETVRASSTLLFTLSYPEGSNTDKTGKNCDFAQVLKRSICLEQNTQAWCDNCEKYQPTIQTRNICHLPDILVINCEVNSLKEADFWRIQAEVAFKIAIKKHGGEISKNKEFALADWKELGSPEGMLMCPSIEELKNVWLPFSIRMKMTKNKGLDVCNWTDGDEMQWGPARAEEEHGVYVYDLMATVVHILDSRTGGSLVAHIKVGETYHQRKEGVTHQQWYLFNDFLIEPIDKHEAVQFDMNWKVPAILYYIKRNLNSKYNLNIKNPIEASVLLAEASLARKQRKTHTTFIPLMLNEMPQVGDLVGLDAEFVTLNEEEAELRSDGTKSTIKPSQMSVARITCVRGQGPNEGIPFIDDYISTQEQVVDYLTQYSGIKPGDLDAKISSKHLTTLKSTYLKLRFLIDIGVKFVGHGLQKDFRVINLMVPKDQVLDTVYLFHMPRKRMISLRFLAWYFLDLKIQGETHDSIEDARTALQLYRKYLELSKNGTEPESFHKVLKGLYEKGRKMDWKVPEPEGQTSPKNAAVFSSVLAL
- the PAN2 gene encoding PAN2-PAN3 deadenylation complex catalytic subunit PAN2 isoform X6; translation: MNFEVLDPGLAEYAPAMHSTLDPVLDAHLNPSLLQNVELDPEGVALEALPVQESVHIMEGVYSELHSVVAEVGVPVSVSHFDLHEEMLWVGSHGGHATSFFGPALERYSSFQVNGSDDIRQIQSLENGILFLTKNNLKYMARGGLIIFDYLLDESEDMHSLLLTDSSTLLVGGLQNHILEIDLNTVQETQKYAVETPGVTIMRQTNRFFFCGHTSGRVSLRDLRTFKVEHEFDAFSGSLSDFDVHGNLLATCGFSSRLTGLACDRFLKVYDLRMMRAITPLQVHVDPAFLRFIPTYTSRLAIISQSGQCQFCEPTGLANPADIFHVNPVGPLLMTFDVSASKQALAFGDSEGCVHLWTDSPEPSFNPYSRETEFALPCLVDSLPPLDWSQDLLPLSLIPVPLTTDTLLSDWPAANSAPAPRRAPPVDAEILRTMKKVGFIGYAPNPRTRLRNQIPYRLKESDSEFDSFSQVTESPIGREEEPHRHMVSKKYRKVTIKYSKLGLEDFDFKHYNKTLFAGLEPHIPNAYCNCMIQVLYFLEPVRCLIQNHLCQKEFCLACELGFLFHMLDLSRGDPCQGSNFLRAFRTIPEASALGLILADSDEASGKGNLARLIQRWNRFILTQLHQDLQELEVPQAYRGAGGSSFCSSGDSVIGQLFSCEMENCSLCRCGSETVRASSTLLFTLSYPEGSNTDKTGKNCDFAQVLKRSICLEQNTQAWCDNCEKYQPTIQTRNICHLPDILVINCEVNSLKEADFWRIQAEVAFKIAIKKHGGEISKNKEFALADWKELGSPEGMLMCPSIEELKNVWLPFSIRMKMTKNKGLDVCNWTDGDEMQWGPARAEEEHGVYVYDLMATVVHILDSRTGGSLVAHIKVGETYHQRKEGVTHQQWYLFNDFLIEPIDKHEAVQFDMNWKVPAILYYIKRNLNSKYNLNIKNPIEASVLLAEASLARKQRKTHTTFIPLMLNEMPQVGDLVGLDAEFVTLNEEEAELRSDGTKSTIKPSQMSVARITCVRGQGPNEGIPFIDDYISTQEQVVDYLTQYSGIKPGDLDAKISSKHLTTLKSTYLKLRFLIDIGVKFVGHGLQKDFRVINLMT